Proteins encoded by one window of Salicibibacter halophilus:
- a CDS encoding DUF2243 domain-containing protein: MLLVNDPRTNLWSGILFGLGMVAFIDEALFHQLLHWHHFYDRLTTEVGLVSDGLFHAFSWFATIASLFMLAGLRKKNGFWFKRWWGGVMLGGGVFQLYDGIAQHKWMRLHQIRYVENVIVYDWVWNIIAVLMIIGGTFLIIRTQSRLKGSV; this comes from the coding sequence ATGCTTTTAGTGAATGATCCTAGAACTAATCTTTGGTCAGGAATTTTGTTTGGACTTGGTATGGTCGCGTTTATCGATGAAGCTTTGTTTCATCAGCTTCTTCATTGGCATCATTTTTATGACCGTTTGACAACAGAAGTGGGACTTGTTTCAGATGGGCTTTTTCATGCATTCAGCTGGTTTGCGACGATTGCTTCCTTATTTATGCTTGCCGGTCTCAGGAAGAAAAATGGCTTCTGGTTTAAGCGATGGTGGGGAGGTGTGATGCTCGGAGGAGGAGTGTTTCAGCTTTATGACGGCATTGCGCAACATAAATGGATGAGACTTCATCAGATTCGCTATGTAGAAAATGTCATAGTGTATGACTGGGTCTGGAATATCATTGCTGTTCTTATGATTATTGGAGGTACATTTCTCATTATACGTACACAATCTCGTCTAAAAGGATCCGTGTAG
- a CDS encoding gluconate 2-dehydrogenase subunit 3 family protein: protein MNIIHLRPAYQRASPIEGKPFKCFSLAEWEQGAPKVSSVAPRRPYFPVPTLRAAVETIFPGATEVKADRYVLHALRTFDHEDVFVYEEGLAEMNRLSHKYFRTFFEHLGQQQRNTIVKQIEETEFFAILRQHTMEGMFADPIYGGNDGQKGWKLIGFPGARLHPITHLSRGWKPYE, encoded by the coding sequence GTGAATATCATCCATTTAAGACCGGCTTACCAACGCGCTTCTCCGATAGAAGGGAAGCCTTTTAAATGTTTTTCTTTAGCCGAATGGGAACAGGGAGCACCGAAAGTGTCAAGTGTCGCCCCTCGACGTCCCTATTTCCCTGTCCCAACGCTACGAGCAGCTGTGGAGACGATTTTTCCCGGGGCCACAGAAGTCAAGGCCGACCGATATGTATTACACGCGTTGCGAACATTTGACCATGAAGACGTATTTGTTTATGAAGAAGGACTTGCCGAAATGAATCGTCTGTCTCATAAATATTTTCGGACCTTCTTTGAACATTTGGGCCAGCAACAACGAAATACGATTGTGAAACAGATCGAAGAAACAGAGTTTTTTGCCATATTGCGTCAACACACAATGGAGGGAATGTTCGCGGATCCCATTTATGGCGGAAATGATGGACAAAAGGGTTGGAAATTGATTGGGTTTCCCGGCGCCCGCTTGCATCCGATCACACATTTAAGTCGCGGCTGGAAGCCTTATGAGTGA
- a CDS encoding GMC family oxidoreductase — MSSYDADVVIVGSGCAGGILARELTDENIHVIALERGPDIDSKQYAMDELKFSIRSQVLWGPQSEPRYTWRSHEKNKTEKVITGWSGWGPGGDHLHWGAQSWRFQPATFRAKSVFGQVENGAMMDWPISYDDLEPFYQKFEERIGVNGDHTLDPYHPPRKKGYPMPPTVPNYATRHFIEAARSLNYQPFPTPGAINSVDYDGRLACGYCGFCQSYGCVVEAKGDVGLTEIRKARKNPHFDLRFHSRAFELTVDDHGRAKGVHYFDRHGMVQHVSGRIVIVAANSLESTHLMLLSKSATFPNGIANNNEQVGSYFHLRPISQVLGKFKERMNAFIGPTPRWAVNQYADDNFNPKEYGESFIMGGLITGSDPIGYAGQPISFSEEPPPEGISDWGQKYRDFIAEAYPNHYTTRIFPTEPPQLDKFVDIDPTVKDSQGISVPRVTFDWHPQTKHQLAFLRRKGEEMLEAGGATKIWGGQLGDPWELNTHEGGTVRMGEDPKQSAVNRFCQTHEVSNLFVVGSSAFPVMGGYNPGETVGALAYWVADYIKKEARDGDLFA, encoded by the coding sequence ATGAGTAGCTATGATGCGGACGTTGTCATTGTTGGAAGTGGGTGTGCCGGAGGCATCCTCGCTCGAGAATTAACGGATGAGAACATTCATGTCATCGCCTTGGAACGGGGTCCTGATATTGATTCGAAACAGTACGCGATGGATGAATTAAAGTTTTCCATTCGGAGCCAAGTCTTGTGGGGGCCTCAAAGCGAACCGAGATATACGTGGCGGTCCCATGAAAAAAATAAAACCGAAAAAGTGATCACCGGTTGGAGCGGATGGGGGCCTGGAGGTGACCATTTGCATTGGGGCGCGCAATCATGGCGATTTCAACCGGCCACGTTTAGAGCGAAAAGTGTTTTTGGGCAGGTAGAGAACGGGGCGATGATGGATTGGCCGATTTCGTACGACGATTTAGAACCTTTTTATCAGAAATTCGAGGAGCGCATTGGCGTTAATGGCGATCATACCCTTGACCCTTATCATCCTCCACGTAAGAAAGGGTATCCGATGCCGCCCACTGTCCCGAATTATGCTACCCGTCACTTTATTGAAGCGGCTCGATCATTGAATTATCAACCTTTTCCGACGCCCGGGGCGATTAATTCAGTGGATTATGATGGGCGCCTGGCTTGTGGTTATTGCGGGTTTTGCCAAAGTTACGGCTGTGTTGTGGAAGCGAAAGGAGATGTTGGCTTAACGGAGATTCGCAAGGCACGGAAAAACCCGCATTTTGACCTGCGCTTTCATAGTCGCGCTTTTGAATTGACGGTTGATGATCATGGGCGCGCAAAAGGGGTCCATTATTTTGATCGCCATGGAATGGTTCAGCATGTGAGCGGCCGGATTGTGATCGTTGCCGCTAATTCGCTCGAATCGACACACTTAATGCTATTATCAAAATCAGCAACGTTTCCCAACGGGATAGCGAATAACAACGAGCAGGTGGGAAGCTATTTTCATCTGAGACCGATCTCGCAAGTGCTGGGTAAGTTTAAGGAACGGATGAATGCTTTTATTGGACCGACGCCCAGATGGGCCGTGAATCAATACGCCGATGATAACTTTAATCCGAAGGAATATGGAGAATCCTTTATCATGGGTGGCCTCATCACGGGCTCCGATCCCATTGGGTACGCCGGTCAGCCCATTTCTTTTTCGGAAGAGCCACCACCGGAAGGAATTTCAGATTGGGGGCAAAAATACCGTGACTTTATCGCTGAAGCGTATCCTAATCATTACACAACGAGGATTTTTCCGACTGAACCTCCGCAACTCGATAAGTTTGTAGACATCGATCCGACCGTGAAGGACTCACAGGGCATCTCTGTTCCGCGGGTAACATTTGATTGGCATCCGCAGACGAAACACCAACTTGCCTTTCTGCGAAGAAAGGGCGAAGAAATGTTAGAGGCTGGGGGAGCGACGAAAATCTGGGGAGGGCAGCTGGGAGATCCCTGGGAACTGAATACCCATGAAGGAGGCACGGTACGCATGGGTGAAGATCCCAAACAATCGGCGGTCAATCGTTTCTGTCAAACGCATGAAGTATCCAATTTGTTCGTTGTGGGATCCTCGGCCTTTCCGGTCATGGGAGGCTACAATCCGGGCGAGACCGTTGGCGCGTTAGCTTATTGGGTAGCTGATTATATCAAAAAAGAAGCGAGAGACGGTGATTTATTCGCTTGA
- a CDS encoding metal-sensitive transcriptional regulator: MEYNDQMKNRVKRIEGQLKGILKMMEENKDCRDVVTQLSASRTAIDRTMGLVVSENLIECVEKANEEGEDTQEFVDEAVNLLVKSR, translated from the coding sequence GTGGAATACAATGATCAGATGAAGAATCGAGTGAAAAGGATTGAAGGTCAACTTAAAGGCATATTGAAAATGATGGAAGAAAATAAAGACTGCAGAGATGTGGTAACACAATTATCGGCATCTCGGACAGCCATAGACAGAACAATGGGGTTAGTTGTGAGTGAAAATTTGATCGAGTGCGTCGAAAAAGCAAATGAAGAAGGAGAAGACACGCAAGAATTTGTGGATGAAGCCGTAAATTTACTAGTAAAAAGTCGATAA
- a CDS encoding DsrE/DsrF/DrsH-like family protein, with translation MTQKRTTIVLFSGDYDKAMAAYIIANGAAAYDHEVTIFHTFWGLNALRKSENIKTDKGFLEKMFAKMMPRGTEKMGLSKMHFAGVGPKLIKKVMKKHQALPLSELVDMAHDQDVKLVACTMTMDLLGLQETELREEIDYAGVAAYLADAEDGNVNLFI, from the coding sequence ATGACTCAAAAAAGGACGACGATTGTATTATTCAGTGGTGATTACGATAAAGCTATGGCCGCTTATATTATTGCTAACGGTGCAGCAGCATATGACCATGAAGTCACGATTTTCCATACGTTCTGGGGACTCAATGCACTACGAAAAAGCGAAAACATTAAAACCGACAAAGGTTTTTTAGAAAAAATGTTTGCGAAGATGATGCCACGAGGTACCGAAAAAATGGGACTATCAAAAATGCATTTTGCCGGTGTGGGACCAAAGCTGATCAAAAAGGTAATGAAAAAGCATCAAGCCTTGCCTCTTTCAGAACTAGTTGATATGGCGCATGACCAAGACGTGAAATTGGTTGCGTGTACAATGACAATGGATTTGCTCGGTTTACAGGAAACAGAGTTGCGCGAAGAGATTGATTATGCCGGTGTGGCAGCGTACCTTGCCGATGCCGAAGACGGCAATGTAAATTTATTCATTTAA
- a CDS encoding rhodanese-like domain-containing protein, with protein MSAVFAILFVVIMIFFIMQMSPIGVKQMDTDELRTKLQNKEVQLLDVRTENEFAGHSIRGAKNIPLHTLKKRIIELNPSIETAVICQSGMRSLKASKLLQKHNFINVKNVRGGMNNWK; from the coding sequence TTGTCCGCCGTATTTGCCATTCTGTTTGTGGTTATTATGATTTTTTTCATTATGCAAATGAGCCCGATAGGCGTAAAGCAAATGGATACGGACGAACTGCGAACGAAGCTACAAAATAAGGAAGTACAGTTACTCGATGTACGTACAGAAAACGAATTTGCCGGTCATAGCATTCGTGGGGCGAAAAACATTCCCTTGCATACGCTCAAAAAACGGATCATTGAATTAAATCCAAGCATCGAAACCGCCGTTATCTGTCAAAGTGGCATGAGAAGTTTAAAAGCATCAAAGCTGTTGCAAAAACACAATTTCATAAATGTGAAGAACGTTCGAGGGGGGATGAACAATTGGAAGTAG
- a CDS encoding MBL fold metallo-hydrolase, with protein MSQSIATKELARRIVNQEETFILDVRNTDDFDDWKIEGESVEIINEPYFNLMDGVDALAGRINKNQEVIVVCARGNSSKMAAETMEEAGFTNVYDLEGGMQSWSQHLEPVKIADLSEGGSLYQFVRLGKGCLSYMAVSEQEAAVIDANRMTDVYERFAQKKGVTIKHTIDTHLHADHISGSRQLAENTGGSYHLPPKDAGEVTFDYKPLEEDHDITVGNTTIKVHPLYSPGHTIGSTSLIIDQQYLLTGDILFLKSIGRPDLAGKADDWVGDLRETLYSRYKKLSDELIVLPAHYSSVEELGEDGSVQAKLVDLYQRNAGLQVEDEQSFRDMVTENLPPQPNEHETIRQTNMGKINPEVEEQREMETGPNRCAVNA; from the coding sequence ATGTCCCAAAGCATAGCAACAAAAGAACTTGCACGTCGCATTGTAAATCAGGAAGAAACTTTCATCCTTGACGTTCGGAATACGGATGATTTTGATGATTGGAAGATAGAAGGGGAAAGCGTTGAAATTATCAATGAACCTTACTTCAACTTGATGGATGGTGTCGATGCCCTCGCAGGAAGAATAAACAAAAATCAGGAAGTCATTGTCGTCTGCGCGAGAGGTAATTCTTCCAAAATGGCTGCTGAAACGATGGAAGAAGCAGGCTTTACAAATGTTTATGATCTGGAAGGCGGAATGCAATCTTGGAGTCAACATTTGGAGCCGGTCAAAATAGCGGACTTGAGTGAAGGTGGCAGCCTTTATCAATTTGTCCGCCTCGGTAAGGGTTGTCTGTCATATATGGCAGTTTCTGAACAAGAAGCAGCGGTGATCGATGCCAACCGGATGACGGATGTTTATGAACGTTTTGCTCAAAAGAAAGGTGTCACCATTAAGCATACGATCGACACCCATCTTCATGCTGACCATATTTCAGGTAGTCGTCAACTGGCCGAAAATACTGGCGGATCGTATCATTTACCGCCGAAAGATGCCGGTGAAGTCACGTTTGACTATAAACCATTGGAAGAAGATCACGATATCACCGTTGGCAATACCACTATTAAGGTACACCCGCTTTACTCCCCTGGGCACACCATTGGAAGCACATCGTTGATCATCGATCAACAATACTTGCTGACAGGAGATATTCTGTTCCTGAAATCCATCGGACGTCCGGACTTGGCCGGAAAGGCTGATGATTGGGTCGGTGACTTGCGTGAGACACTGTATAGTCGTTATAAGAAGCTATCTGATGAGCTGATCGTATTGCCTGCCCATTATTCATCTGTAGAAGAGCTGGGTGAAGACGGCAGTGTTCAGGCAAAGCTTGTTGACTTGTATCAGCGTAACGCAGGATTGCAAGTGGAAGATGAACAATCATTCCGGGATATGGTGACCGAGAATCTGCCACCGCAGCCAAATGAGCACGAGACGATCCGCCAAACCAATATGGGAAAAATAAACCCGGAAGTCGAAGAACAACGTGAAATGGAAACGGGACCAAACCGTTGTGCCGTAAATGCTTAA
- a CDS encoding sulfurtransferase TusA family protein, translating into MEAAKVLDAKGMACPMPIVKTKKAIEGIESNEILEIHATDKGAKSDLVAWTKSGGHELVDEAEEEGVLKFWIKKA; encoded by the coding sequence ATGGAAGCAGCAAAAGTATTAGATGCAAAAGGGATGGCATGTCCGATGCCGATTGTGAAAACAAAAAAAGCCATCGAAGGTATTGAATCAAATGAAATTCTGGAAATCCATGCAACGGATAAAGGTGCCAAAAGCGACTTGGTTGCCTGGACAAAATCCGGTGGCCATGAGTTGGTTGATGAAGCAGAAGAAGAGGGCGTATTGAAATTTTGGATTAAAAAAGCTTAA
- a CDS encoding transposase produces MKPTFIPHTDYQQFVMEQLHARYGRAILFVNADWPLILKCWQADLSGITTQLRATYSNRGPEPRDPASMLRSYLVYLFTNPEKGLTEWVNIMMRTPIYAILSGFSPDDIPGLGTFYDFFRRLWPMADKNIKPNKQPKKKKKKQKPKNKKGEKTPMRPGRVQRLVTFLLRYMDVHVELPGDRLFHFFETNILSVSKELGLLGDADHLSVAGDGTPLVTQAYRRSKATCDCRARGITECNHHRYYSQPDCDAGWDSSRECYFNGYHLYMFTAADSPYDLPVYPRLQPASRHDAVSLVASSVEFQQRFTLGTTRRMILDAAHDAHAIYELLIHQEIEPFIDLNNRSKKNIETDSDIQISPEGIPICPKGNEMKPNGYDKARHRRKWRCSPNCVCSDAKYGRTYYTRTQDDPRLFPNTPRDSKAWELIYNTRTSSERTNKREKVDYHLESGRHRSTMMWYMRIYGIMICQHLDAWHASQKGEWDLLKKDICPAAA; encoded by the coding sequence TTGAAACCGACGTTTATTCCGCATACTGATTACCAACAATTCGTCATGGAACAACTCCACGCCCGTTATGGACGCGCGATCTTGTTCGTGAACGCCGACTGGCCTTTAATCTTAAAATGCTGGCAGGCTGATCTATCCGGTATCACCACCCAACTACGGGCGACTTATTCGAACCGTGGGCCTGAACCACGCGATCCAGCCTCGATGCTGCGCTCCTATCTCGTCTACTTGTTTACGAATCCAGAAAAAGGGCTGACAGAATGGGTGAACATCATGATGCGAACGCCTATTTATGCCATCCTCAGTGGGTTTTCGCCGGATGATATCCCTGGGCTCGGAACGTTCTATGACTTCTTCCGACGGTTGTGGCCGATGGCAGATAAAAACATCAAACCCAACAAACAGCCCAAGAAAAAGAAGAAAAAGCAAAAACCCAAGAACAAGAAGGGGGAGAAAACCCCTATGAGACCGGGAAGAGTCCAGCGTTTAGTCACGTTTTTGTTACGTTATATGGACGTGCACGTCGAATTGCCCGGTGATCGGCTCTTCCATTTCTTCGAAACGAACATTTTGAGTGTTTCCAAAGAGCTGGGCTTGCTCGGCGATGCCGACCATCTTAGTGTTGCCGGGGACGGCACACCCCTTGTCACTCAAGCCTATCGCCGAAGCAAAGCCACATGTGATTGTCGTGCCCGTGGTATAACTGAATGCAACCATCATCGCTACTATTCCCAGCCCGATTGTGACGCGGGATGGGATAGCTCTCGGGAGTGCTACTTTAACGGCTATCACCTCTACATGTTCACCGCCGCCGATAGCCCTTACGATTTGCCTGTGTATCCGCGATTGCAGCCGGCTTCCCGACATGATGCCGTCAGCCTGGTCGCCAGCTCGGTTGAATTCCAGCAACGTTTCACCTTGGGCACGACCCGCCGGATGATTCTTGATGCCGCGCATGATGCCCATGCCATCTACGAACTTTTGATTCACCAAGAGATCGAGCCTTTTATCGATTTGAACAACCGAAGCAAAAAGAACATCGAAACGGACAGTGATATTCAGATCTCTCCGGAAGGCATTCCCATTTGTCCGAAAGGGAACGAAATGAAGCCCAATGGCTATGACAAAGCTCGGCACCGCCGTAAGTGGCGTTGTTCTCCTAATTGTGTATGTTCCGATGCCAAATACGGTCGAACCTATTACACACGCACCCAAGATGATCCTCGCTTGTTTCCCAACACCCCAAGGGATTCCAAAGCGTGGGAGCTGATTTATAACACACGCACATCCAGTGAGCGCACGAACAAACGCGAGAAAGTGGATTATCACTTGGAATCAGGCCGGCATCGTTCAACCATGATGTGGTATATGCGCATTTATGGCATTATGATCTGCCAACATCTCGACGCTTGGCACGCTAGCCAAAAAGGGGAGTGGGATCTACTTAAGAAAGACATCTGTCCGGCAGCCGCGTAA
- a CDS encoding DUF302 domain-containing protein, which translates to MFHYTVETNKSVNEAVSALETALQEEKFGVLWDFDIKETLENKGFDYDRDYRVLEVCNPKAAKDALTQNHMIGYFLPCKIVVYTDQGKTKIGMPKLTTLIALIEDDSLDTFAEDIEARLISCIDQSVNE; encoded by the coding sequence ATGTTTCATTATACCGTTGAAACGAATAAATCTGTGAACGAAGCAGTGAGCGCGTTGGAAACCGCATTGCAAGAAGAAAAGTTTGGGGTGCTGTGGGATTTCGATATTAAGGAGACGTTGGAGAATAAAGGATTTGATTATGACCGGGATTACAGAGTACTTGAAGTTTGCAATCCAAAAGCAGCAAAAGACGCTTTAACACAAAATCATATGATCGGTTATTTTCTCCCGTGTAAAATCGTTGTCTACACCGATCAAGGGAAGACAAAAATCGGAATGCCGAAGCTAACAACACTCATTGCTCTGATAGAGGATGATTCCCTCGACACTTTTGCAGAAGATATTGAAGCCAGACTGATATCCTGCATAGACCAATCCGTAAATGAATAA
- a CDS encoding SulP family inorganic anion transporter codes for MLKKMIPALDWMRHYKKSDLSGDLSAGLIVAVMLIPQGMAYAMLAGLPPVVGLYASTIPLIIYALFGTSRQLAVGPVAMVSLLVLTGVSTVAEPGTSEYISLTLLLMLMVGVSQFLMGILRLGFLVNFLSHAVISGFMTAAAIIIGISQLNDFIGVDLKADHALMRVWEAMMRITEINPVTLAIGIGSIGLLILFKKYVRKIPGPIVVVAVSILIVSQLNLEGLGLSIVGNIPQGLPEFSIPALSIDAVIALLPMALTISFVGFMESIAMGKSLAAKEKYKIEPNKELVGLGLANVGVLSFQLIR; via the coding sequence GTGTTAAAAAAAATGATCCCTGCCCTGGATTGGATGCGCCATTATAAAAAGTCCGATTTAAGCGGGGACTTGTCAGCCGGGTTAATCGTAGCCGTAATGCTTATCCCCCAGGGGATGGCATATGCAATGCTTGCCGGTCTGCCTCCGGTTGTTGGTCTATATGCGTCAACGATCCCATTAATTATCTATGCATTGTTTGGTACGTCCCGACAACTCGCTGTCGGGCCGGTTGCAATGGTCTCTTTACTAGTGCTGACCGGGGTATCGACGGTTGCCGAACCGGGTACAAGTGAATATATTTCATTAACGCTATTACTCATGTTAATGGTAGGTGTGAGTCAATTTCTGATGGGGATATTGCGACTTGGATTTTTGGTCAATTTTTTATCCCATGCGGTTATTAGCGGTTTTATGACCGCAGCAGCCATTATTATCGGGATCAGTCAGCTAAACGATTTCATCGGCGTTGATTTGAAAGCTGATCATGCACTGATGCGGGTTTGGGAAGCCATGATGCGAATCACGGAAATCAATCCTGTCACGCTTGCTATAGGGATCGGGAGTATTGGTCTTCTTATTCTTTTTAAAAAATATGTTCGTAAAATACCGGGCCCGATCGTGGTAGTCGCCGTAAGTATTTTAATCGTTTCGCAATTAAACTTGGAAGGATTGGGTTTGTCCATCGTCGGAAATATCCCTCAAGGTTTGCCGGAATTTTCAATCCCGGCTTTAAGTATCGATGCAGTCATCGCATTGCTACCGATGGCTTTAACGATATCATTCGTCGGTTTTATGGAATCAATTGCAATGGGGAAATCACTTGCCGCTAAAGAAAAATACAAGATCGAGCCAAACAAGGAATTGGTTGGATTAGGGCTTGCTAACGTAGGGGTTCTTTCTTTTCAGCTTATCCGGTGA
- a CDS encoding SulP family inorganic anion transporter, translated as MTGGFSRSAVNYESGARTPLASIITAVLILLTLLFFTGFFYYLPHAVLAAIIIVAVYGLIDIKEVKHLFKIRSVDGWTWIITFAATLVIGIEQGILIGVAFSISHFYCKKCVSACS; from the coding sequence GTGACCGGAGGGTTTTCCCGTTCAGCTGTCAACTATGAATCCGGGGCAAGAACGCCATTGGCTTCCATCATTACGGCGGTCTTGATTCTCCTAACCCTATTGTTCTTTACCGGTTTTTTCTACTACCTGCCTCATGCGGTATTGGCAGCGATTATTATAGTGGCGGTCTATGGATTAATCGATATAAAAGAAGTTAAGCACTTATTTAAAATACGCAGTGTCGATGGTTGGACATGGATCATTACCTTTGCCGCAACCCTTGTCATTGGCATTGAGCAAGGTATTTTAATCGGGGTGGCATTTTCTATTAGTCATTTTTATTGCAAGAAGTGCGTATCCGCATGTAGCTGA
- a CDS encoding sodium-independent anion transporter, with protein sequence MGVFAAKNVFRNIKRYPEAEVDPQIMIFRVDASLYFANMTFLENKLQERIAEKPDIKWIILDFYGVNAIDAGAIHSLEEIMESWRQGDIKFLLAGVKGPVMDLLKKAEWDDKYGEQFQYVSVEDALRGIGK encoded by the coding sequence TTGGGGGTATTTGCCGCAAAAAATGTTTTTCGTAACATAAAACGTTATCCGGAAGCAGAAGTGGATCCGCAAATAATGATTTTTAGAGTCGATGCTTCTCTCTATTTTGCAAACATGACCTTTTTAGAGAATAAATTACAGGAGCGTATAGCTGAAAAACCTGATATAAAATGGATTATTCTAGACTTCTACGGGGTGAATGCCATAGACGCGGGAGCGATTCATTCGCTTGAAGAAATCATGGAATCATGGAGGCAAGGAGATATTAAGTTCTTGCTTGCCGGAGTAAAAGGCCCGGTTATGGACCTTTTGAAGAAAGCAGAATGGGATGATAAATATGGAGAGCAATTCCAATATGTATCCGTGGAGGATGCACTGAGAGGAATCGGAAAATAG
- a CDS encoding GNAT family N-acetyltransferase, which translates to MAVDIMKPRAEHVSGIAHVCAKGWQQTVDGILSARYQKKNMAFWYNHDKVRTDITTGVYSHVAIVDGEVVGAIGGAKTEPERGDVFVLYVDEAYRYQGTGRRLLAALTEEQVANGASEQWVSVEKGNWRGIPFYEARGFELQGEQKKMTDTGEAHTNLNFRRVI; encoded by the coding sequence TTGGCTGTAGATATTATGAAACCCCGTGCGGAACATGTTTCCGGAATTGCCCATGTTTGTGCCAAGGGTTGGCAGCAAACGGTCGATGGAATTTTGAGTGCCAGGTATCAAAAGAAAAATATGGCGTTTTGGTACAACCATGACAAGGTGCGTACGGATATTACGACTGGTGTCTATTCTCATGTGGCGATCGTTGATGGTGAGGTTGTCGGAGCAATTGGTGGAGCAAAGACTGAACCAGAACGAGGAGATGTGTTTGTTTTGTATGTCGATGAAGCCTATCGCTATCAAGGAACCGGACGTCGCCTGCTCGCAGCTCTCACAGAGGAACAGGTGGCTAATGGTGCAAGTGAACAGTGGGTGTCGGTTGAAAAAGGAAATTGGCGAGGCATTCCTTTTTATGAAGCGAGGGGCTTTGAGCTTCAAGGAGAACAAAAAAAGATGACGGACACCGGAGAAGCACATACGAACCTGAACTTCAGACGGGTTATTTAG
- a CDS encoding CadD family cadmium resistance transporter: MGVTILTAIAAYVATAIDYLVLLIILFSQTIKKNQLKHIVIGQYLGTAIIISVSLLAALGTIFIPQQWIVGLLGLVPIYLGVKIWVKGGEEAEESDILSLLSSGRFKQLFLTVTFIVLASSADDFAVYIPYFTTLDMIEIPVVAIVFFIMVGVLCYVSYRLANVRLISEKIEKYERWLVPVVFIGLGVYIMVENGVFHVLFSS; this comes from the coding sequence ATGGGGGTCACGATTTTAACGGCAATCGCCGCGTATGTCGCGACAGCGATCGATTATCTGGTCTTATTAATCATCCTTTTTTCGCAAACAATCAAAAAAAACCAACTGAAACATATCGTGATCGGTCAGTATTTAGGCACGGCGATTATCATAAGTGTCAGCTTATTGGCCGCTCTTGGCACGATTTTTATCCCTCAACAATGGATCGTTGGCTTGCTAGGGCTTGTGCCGATATATTTAGGAGTAAAGATTTGGGTCAAAGGAGGAGAAGAGGCTGAAGAAAGTGATATTTTATCGCTGTTGTCGTCCGGTCGATTTAAACAGTTATTTTTGACCGTGACGTTTATCGTATTAGCGTCAAGTGCCGATGACTTTGCCGTTTACATCCCTTATTTTACAACCTTAGATATGATCGAAATACCTGTGGTCGCGATCGTCTTTTTTATCATGGTCGGAGTTTTATGTTATGTCAGTTATCGTTTGGCAAATGTGCGGTTAATCTCGGAAAAAATTGAGAAATATGAACGCTGGCTCGTTCCCGTTGTCTTCATCGGTTTAGGGGTTTACATTATGGTAGAAAATGGCGTCTTTCATGTGCTCTTTTCGAGCTAA